From the genome of Malus domestica chromosome 04, GDT2T_hap1, one region includes:
- the LOC103435431 gene encoding S-adenosylmethionine carrier 1, chloroplastic/mitochondrial: MGPLTLVVNSKTGSGTSPDEYSQKTQYAPIGTRKSFASVSMQEEKPFDFLRTLFEGVIAGGTAGVVVETALYPIDTIKTRLQAARGGGRIAFKGLYSGLTGNLAGVLPASAIFVGVYEPAKKKLLKIFPENLSALAHFTAGAFGGIAASLVRVPTEVVKQRMQTGQFTSASVAVRHIAFKEGFKGFYAGYGSFLLRDLPFDAIQFCLYEQLRLGYKKAAKRELNDPENAIIGAFAGAVTGAITTPLDVIKTRLMVQGSANQYKGIIDCVQTVVREEGRSALLKGIGPRVLWIGIGGSIFFGVLERTKQLLAQRKPALPQDSKQD, translated from the exons ATGGGTCCTCTGACGCTAGTAGTGAACTCGAAAACGGGCTCAGGAACTTCACCAG ATGAATATAGCCAGAAAACGCAGTATGCTCCTATAGGAACACGGAAGTCTTTTGCATCAGTCAGCATGCAGGAAGAGAAACCCTTTGATTTCTTACGCACTTTATTTG AGGGTGTCATTGCAGGAGGTACAGCCGGGGTTGTTGTTGAAACGGCTCTATACCCCATTGATACTATAAAGACAAGACTGCAG GCTGCTcgtggtggagggagaatagcCTTTAAGGGGCTTTATTCTGGATTGACTGGAAATCTTGCTGGTGTCTTACC GGCTTCTGCAATTTTTGTTGGAGTGTATGAACCTGCGAAGAAAAAACTGTTGAAGATTTTCCCTGAAAATCTAAGTGCTCTAGCCCATTTT ACAGCAGGGGCTTTTGGAGGTATTGCTGCATCACTCGTTCGTGTTCCGACAGAG GTTGTTAAGCAAAGGATGCAAACTGGGCAATTTACATCAGCCTCTGTTGCTGTCCGCCATATTGCTTTTAAAGAGGGCTTTAAAGGATTCTATGCG GGATATGGATCGTTTTTATTGAGAGATTTGCCATTTGATGCAATTCAATTTTGCCTATACGAGCAGCTTCGGCTAGGTTACAAAAAAGCA GCAAAAAGAGAGCTCAACGATCCTGAAAATGCTATCATTGGGGCTTTTGCTG GCGCAGTAACTGGAGCAATAACCACTCCCCTTGATGTGATTAAAACCAGGCTAATGGTTCAG GGATCTGCAAACCAGTACAAAGGAATCATTGATTGTGTTCAAACTGTTGTGAGGGAAGAAGGACGTTCTGCTCTTTTGAAG GGCATCGGGCCGAGAGTACTGTGGATAGGCATAGGCGGATCAATCTTTTTTGGAGTCCTTGAGAGGACAAAGCAGCTGCTTGCTCAGAGGAAACCTGCACTTCCTCAAGACTCAAAGCAGGATTAA
- the LOC103435430 gene encoding uncharacterized protein yields the protein MNHIAAMEEQLVSERLKQKLNEVNVAAQTQLSTIQDHVNFTLQQAYFKCAHECFDRRRSQQDISNCVENCSVPVVRAQEGVENEMAKFQERLSRALMVCQDKFEAAKQQGVTTNSLNNLESCVEQATQDSIQTLPHLAERLKASFGINH from the exons ATGAATCACATAGCAGCAATGGAAGAGCAATTGGTATCGGAGAGATTAAAGCAAAAGCTAAACGAAGTAAATGTCGCTGCCCAGACCCAACTCTCCACCATCCAAGACCATGTCAATTTCACCCTTCAG CAAGCGTACTTCAAGTGTGCGCACGAGTGTTTTGATAGGAGACGAAGTCAGCAAGACATAAGCAATTGTGTTGAAAATTGCAGTGTTCCTGTTGTCAGAGCTCAAGAGGGAGTTGAGAATGAGATGGCCAAGTTTCAA GAGAGGTTAAGTAGGGCACTGATGGTCTGTCAGGACAAGTTCGAAGCAGCTAAGCAACAAGGGGTCACAACCAATTCACTCAACAATTTGGAGTCATGTGTTGAACAGGCAACCCAAGATAGCATACAGACGCTGCCACATCTTGCCGAAAGACTGAAGGCTTCCTTCGGGATCAACCATTAA